One genomic region from Nostoc sphaeroides encodes:
- a CDS encoding RelA/SpoT family protein: MSSLAINSSVNLTIPEWLKKCLKESSTSSGTPEDDRRHSDAVLIGRAFEFAFQLHQGQYRKSGEPYIAHPIAVADLLHDLGGSAAMIAAGFLHDVVEDTEVTSQEIEERFGAEVRQLVEGVTKLSKINFTSKTESQAENFRRMFLAMAQDIRVIVVKLADRLHNMRTLQYMSEASRRRSAQETRDIFAPLANRLGIWRIKWELEDLAFKYLEPEAFRQMQELVSEKRTAREEKLARATKMLQERLQQAGIRFQDISGRPKHLYSIYQKMHRQQKEFHEIYDLAALRIIVQSNEECYRALAVVHDAFRPIPGRFKDYIGLPKPNRYQSLHTGVIGLTGRPLEVQIRTVEMHHIAEYGIAAHWKYKETGGSSISHLTGTDDKFTWLRQLLEWQTDLKDAQEYLDSIKDNLFEDDVYVFTPKGDVVPLSPGSTTVDFAYRIHTEVGNHCSGARVNGRMVSLSTRLHNGDIVEVLTQKNCHPSLDWLNFVRSSAAKYRIKQWYKRSRREENVARGRELLEKELGKTGFDSLLKSDAMETVAQKCNYHSVDDLLAGLGYGEVTLNLVLNRWREVAKAQQPVSTVSPFIPKEPTTSKALRDAPATISRASDSPIIGVEGLVYYLAGCCTPIPGEPIIGVVTRGRGISIHRQGCNNLEPVEYERLVPVRWNPAAENSGRPHTYPVDVQIEALDRVGVLKDILSRLSDQGINVRHAQVKTSAGQPALMDLGIDIRDRSQLEQVFVQIKKMSDILNIRRVGQIDE, from the coding sequence ATGAGCAGCCTAGCTATAAATTCATCAGTTAATCTAACCATTCCAGAATGGTTAAAGAAATGTTTGAAGGAGTCATCTACAAGTAGCGGCACACCGGAAGATGACCGAAGGCATAGTGATGCAGTCTTAATTGGTCGCGCATTTGAATTTGCTTTCCAACTGCATCAAGGTCAATACCGCAAATCGGGAGAACCATATATTGCTCATCCCATCGCTGTAGCCGACTTGCTGCATGACTTGGGAGGCAGTGCTGCTATGATAGCAGCTGGATTTCTTCATGATGTCGTTGAAGATACAGAAGTCACAAGTCAAGAAATTGAAGAACGCTTTGGCGCAGAAGTGCGGCAATTGGTTGAAGGTGTCACCAAGCTTTCTAAAATCAATTTCACCAGCAAAACCGAAAGTCAAGCCGAAAATTTCCGGCGGATGTTTTTGGCAATGGCGCAAGATATTCGGGTAATTGTGGTGAAATTGGCAGATCGTTTGCATAATATGCGAACTTTACAATATATGTCAGAAGCCAGCCGCCGCCGCAGTGCCCAAGAAACGCGAGATATTTTCGCACCTTTAGCCAATCGCTTGGGGATTTGGCGAATTAAATGGGAACTGGAAGATTTGGCTTTTAAGTATTTGGAACCAGAAGCTTTTCGCCAAATGCAGGAGCTTGTTTCCGAAAAACGGACGGCGCGAGAAGAGAAATTGGCTAGAGCTACGAAGATGTTGCAAGAGCGTTTGCAGCAAGCTGGAATCCGCTTTCAGGATATTAGCGGTCGTCCCAAGCACCTTTATAGCATTTACCAAAAAATGCACCGCCAGCAAAAAGAATTTCATGAAATTTATGATTTGGCGGCGCTGCGGATTATTGTTCAAAGCAATGAGGAATGCTATCGGGCGTTGGCGGTGGTTCATGATGCTTTTCGCCCAATTCCTGGGAGATTTAAAGACTACATTGGACTGCCAAAACCTAACCGTTACCAGTCGTTGCATACTGGGGTGATTGGACTAACAGGCCGTCCTTTAGAGGTGCAAATTAGGACAGTCGAAATGCATCATATCGCCGAGTACGGGATTGCTGCCCATTGGAAGTACAAAGAAACAGGAGGTTCTAGTATTAGCCATTTGACAGGGACGGATGACAAGTTTACTTGGCTGCGACAACTGCTGGAATGGCAAACCGATCTCAAGGATGCACAAGAATATCTTGATAGCATCAAAGATAATTTATTTGAAGATGATGTCTATGTCTTCACCCCTAAGGGGGATGTTGTTCCTTTAAGCCCCGGTTCTACTACTGTAGATTTTGCTTATCGGATTCATACCGAAGTCGGAAACCATTGTTCAGGGGCGCGGGTGAATGGGCGAATGGTATCTCTGTCAACGCGGCTACACAATGGCGATATTGTAGAAGTTCTCACCCAAAAGAACTGCCATCCGAGTTTGGATTGGTTGAACTTTGTGAGAAGTTCGGCGGCGAAATATCGAATAAAACAATGGTACAAGCGATCGCGCCGGGAAGAAAATGTCGCCCGTGGACGGGAATTGTTAGAAAAGGAACTCGGTAAAACTGGTTTTGATAGTTTGCTAAAGTCGGATGCGATGGAGACTGTCGCCCAAAAGTGTAACTACCACAGCGTAGACGATTTACTTGCCGGTTTGGGTTACGGAGAAGTAACGTTGAACTTGGTGCTAAATCGTTGGCGAGAAGTGGCGAAGGCACAACAACCAGTTTCCACCGTCTCGCCATTTATCCCCAAAGAACCAACTACATCAAAAGCTTTGCGGGATGCACCTGCAACTATCTCCCGCGCCAGTGATTCGCCAATAATAGGGGTAGAGGGATTGGTGTATTATTTAGCTGGGTGTTGTACCCCGATTCCTGGCGAACCAATTATTGGTGTGGTGACGCGAGGTAGGGGGATTTCAATTCATCGCCAAGGCTGCAATAATCTCGAACCTGTGGAGTATGAGCGTTTAGTACCAGTTAGATGGAACCCAGCCGCCGAAAATAGTGGTCGTCCGCACACTTACCCAGTGGATGTTCAAATTGAAGCCCTTGACCGCGTAGGGGTGCTAAAGGATATTTTGTCACGGTTGAGTGACCAAGGGATTAATGTCCGCCATGCTCAGGTGAAAACCTCTGCTGGTCAACCTGCATTGATGGACTTAGGAATAGATATACGCGATCGCTCGCAATTAGAGCAAGTGTTTGTCCAAATTAAGAAAATGAGCGACATTTTGAATATCCGCCGCGTTGGTCAAATCGACGAGTAG
- a CDS encoding protealysin inhibitor emfourin, which yields MRVSFERTGGFAGISKKTTVDTDTLPPNEASTLARLVEVADLFRLPEHITSPNQESDRFQYKLTVEDKSKQHTVTVSEAALPGTLRPLIEWLQNISQKR from the coding sequence ATGCGAGTATCATTTGAACGCACAGGCGGTTTTGCTGGGATCAGCAAGAAGACAACCGTTGATACAGATACTCTCCCGCCAAATGAAGCCAGCACACTTGCCCGACTGGTAGAAGTTGCTGATTTATTTAGGCTACCGGAACATATTACTTCACCAAATCAAGAGAGCGATCGCTTTCAGTATAAGTTAACAGTAGAAGATAAAAGTAAGCAGCATACGGTGACTGTCAGTGAAGCAGCATTGCCAGGAACCTTAAGACCCCTGATTGAATGGTTGCAAAATATATCACAGAAAAGGTAA
- a CDS encoding sedoheptulose 7-phosphate cyclase, giving the protein MSHVQASFEATEAEFRVEGYEKIEFSLVYVNGAFDINNREIADSYEKFGRCLTVIDANVNRLYGKQIKSYFRHYDIDLTVVPIVITEPTKTLATFEKIVDAFSDFGLIRKEPVLVVGGGLITDVAGFACASYRRKSNYIRVPTTLIGLIDAGVAIKVAVNHHKLKNRLGAYHAPLKVILDFSFLQTLPTAQVRNGMAELIKIAVVANSEVFEMLDEYGEELLHTHFGHVNGTSELKAIAHKLNYEAIKTMLELETPNLHELDLDRVIAYGHTWSPTLELAPIVPLFHGHAVNIDMALSATIAARRGYITSGERDRILGLMSRVGLSIDHPLLDSDLLWYATQSISLTRDGKQRAAMPKPIGECFFVNDFTREELDAALAEHKRLCATYPRGGDGIDAYIETQEESKLLGV; this is encoded by the coding sequence ATGAGTCATGTTCAAGCATCGTTTGAAGCAACAGAAGCTGAATTTCGCGTGGAAGGTTACGAAAAAATTGAGTTTAGTCTTGTATATGTAAACGGCGCATTTGATATCAATAACAGAGAAATTGCAGACAGCTATGAGAAGTTTGGCCGATGTCTGACTGTGATTGATGCCAATGTCAATAGGCTATACGGTAAGCAAATAAAGTCATATTTTAGACACTATGATATTGATTTGACTGTAGTTCCCATTGTCATTACCGAGCCGACTAAAACCCTTGCAACTTTTGAAAAAATTGTTGATGCTTTTTCTGATTTTGGCTTAATCCGCAAAGAACCAGTGTTAGTAGTGGGTGGTGGTTTAATCACTGATGTAGCTGGGTTTGCGTGTGCTTCTTACCGTCGCAAGAGCAACTACATTCGCGTTCCGACAACACTAATTGGTTTAATTGATGCAGGTGTGGCGATTAAAGTTGCAGTCAACCATCACAAGTTAAAAAATCGCTTGGGAGCGTATCATGCTCCATTGAAAGTTATCCTCGATTTCTCCTTTTTGCAAACATTACCAACGGCTCAAGTTCGTAATGGCATGGCAGAATTAATCAAAATTGCTGTTGTTGCGAACTCTGAAGTTTTTGAAATGCTGGATGAGTATGGCGAAGAACTGCTGCATACTCACTTTGGACATGTGAATGGCACAAGTGAACTGAAAGCGATCGCTCACAAACTCAATTACGAGGCAATTAAAACTATGCTGGAGTTAGAAACTCCTAATTTGCATGAGTTAGACCTCGATCGCGTCATTGCCTACGGTCACACTTGGAGTCCTACCTTAGAGTTAGCTCCCATTGTACCGTTGTTTCACGGTCATGCCGTCAATATAGATATGGCTTTGTCTGCAACCATTGCTGCAAGACGTGGCTACATTACATCAGGAGAACGCGATCGCATTTTAGGCTTGATGAGTCGTGTAGGTTTATCAATCGATCATCCTTTACTAGATAGCGATTTGCTCTGGTATGCTACCCAATCTATCAGTTTAACGCGAGACGGCAAACAACGCGCAGCTATGCCAAAACCCATTGGTGAGTGCTTCTTTGTCAACGATTTCACTCGTGAAGAATTAGATGCAGCTTTAGCTGAACACAAACGTCTGTGTGCTACATATCCTCGTGGCGGAGATGGGATTGACGCTTACATAGAAACTCAAGAAGAATCCAAACTATTGGGAGTGTGA
- a CDS encoding M4 family metallopeptidase translates to MARNKKKSAGFKYERSLHSRCPICCIIPPHILKNVVENGNPQQRTWAFHTLNISAQFLGRRNIVGNISFAPSPGEKRRTIYDAKNGQQLPGTLVRSEGDPPSTDRAVNAAYDAAGATYDLFYEMFDRNSIDDKGLRLDSTVHYGDKYDNAFWNGDQMVYGDGDGEMFQCFTKSIDVIGHELVHGITQYEAGLQYYGEPGALNESFSDVFGSLVKQKSKNQTAQDADWLIGEGLLIPTIKGVALRSLKAPGTAYNDPVLGKDPQPAHIKDKYTGTDDNGGVHINSGIPNHAFYLAAVEIGGYAWETVGKIWYIALRDRLNGKADFKKAASVTIQIAGELYGNDSNEQKAVQNAWQKVGVI, encoded by the coding sequence ATGGCTCGAAATAAAAAGAAATCAGCCGGGTTCAAGTATGAGCGATCGCTACATTCTAGATGCCCTATTTGTTGTATTATCCCACCCCATATACTAAAAAATGTCGTGGAGAATGGCAATCCCCAGCAGCGTACTTGGGCTTTTCATACATTAAACATTTCGGCACAATTTCTGGGACGGAGAAACATTGTAGGTAATATCTCCTTTGCACCTTCTCCTGGTGAAAAACGCCGCACCATCTACGATGCCAAAAATGGGCAACAACTTCCTGGTACGCTGGTGCGTAGTGAGGGAGATCCTCCCAGCACCGATCGCGCAGTGAATGCAGCCTACGATGCGGCGGGTGCTACTTATGACTTGTTTTATGAGATGTTCGATCGCAATTCCATCGACGACAAAGGACTACGTTTAGACTCCACCGTGCATTATGGTGACAAATACGACAACGCCTTTTGGAACGGCGACCAAATGGTTTATGGTGATGGCGACGGAGAAATGTTTCAATGCTTCACGAAATCAATTGATGTGATTGGGCATGAACTAGTTCATGGTATAACCCAATATGAAGCGGGTTTACAGTATTATGGCGAACCTGGGGCACTGAATGAATCGTTTTCTGATGTCTTCGGTTCCTTAGTGAAACAAAAGTCCAAAAATCAGACTGCACAAGATGCAGACTGGCTGATTGGTGAAGGTCTTTTGATACCGACTATCAAAGGTGTTGCCCTGCGATCGCTCAAAGCACCGGGAACAGCATACAATGACCCAGTATTAGGTAAAGATCCGCAACCAGCCCATATAAAAGATAAATATACTGGTACTGATGATAACGGCGGGGTGCATATCAACTCAGGAATCCCTAACCATGCCTTTTATTTAGCGGCTGTTGAGATTGGTGGTTATGCTTGGGAAACAGTTGGTAAAATTTGGTATATTGCTTTACGCGATCGCTTGAATGGCAAAGCAGATTTTAAAAAAGCTGCCAGCGTCACCATTCAAATTGCTGGCGAACTCTACGGTAATGACAGTAATGAGCAAAAAGCTGTGCAGAACGCTTGGCAAAAGGTAGGAGTTATTTAG
- a CDS encoding D-alanine--D-alanine ligase family protein: MPVLNILHLVGSAHNDFYCDLSRLYAQDCLAATADSSLYNFQIAYITPDRQWRFPDSLSREDIALTKPIPLFDAIQFLTGQNIDIMLPQMFCIPGMTQYRALFDLLKIPYIGNTPDIMAIAAHKARAKAIVEAAGVKVPRGELLHQGDVPTITPPAVIKPVSSDNSLGVTLVKDVTEYDAALKKAFEYASEVIVEEFIELGREVRCGIIAKDGELIGLPLEEYLVDPHDKPIRNYVDKLQQTEDGDLSFAAKDNIKSWIVDPNDPITEKVQQVAKKCHQALGCRHYSLFDFRIDPKGEPWFLEAGLYCSFAPKSVISSMAKAAGIPLNDLLITAINETLGSNKKALQN; encoded by the coding sequence ATGCCAGTACTTAATATCCTTCATTTAGTTGGGTCTGCACACAATGATTTTTACTGTGATTTATCACGCCTTTACGCCCAAGACTGTTTGGCAGCAACAGCAGATTCATCGCTTTATAATTTTCAAATTGCATACATCACACCCGATCGCCAGTGGCGATTTCCTGACTCCCTCAGCCGAGAAGATATTGCTCTCACCAAACCGATTCCTCTGTTTGATGCCATACAGTTTCTAACAGGGCAAAACATTGACATTATGTTACCACAAATGTTTTGTATTCCTGGAATGACTCAGTATCGCGCCCTATTCGATCTGCTCAAGATCCCTTATATAGGCAATACTCCAGATATAATGGCGATCGCGGCCCACAAAGCTAGAGCCAAAGCAATTGTCGAAGCAGCAGGGGTAAAAGTGCCTCGTGGAGAATTGCTCCACCAAGGAGATGTTCCGACAATTACACCTCCAGCAGTCATCAAACCCGTAAGTTCGGACAACTCTTTAGGGGTGACTTTAGTTAAAGATGTTACTGAATATGACGCTGCTCTGAAGAAAGCGTTTGAATATGCTTCAGAGGTCATCGTAGAAGAATTCATCGAACTTGGTCGAGAAGTCAGATGCGGTATCATTGCCAAAGACGGAGAGCTAATCGGTTTACCCCTCGAAGAGTATCTGGTAGATCCCCACGATAAACCCATCCGCAACTATGTTGATAAACTCCAACAAACGGAGGATGGCGACTTAAGTTTCGCCGCTAAAGATAATATCAAGTCTTGGATTGTAGACCCTAACGACCCAATTACTGAAAAGGTTCAGCAAGTAGCTAAGAAGTGCCATCAGGCTTTAGGTTGTCGCCACTACAGTTTATTTGACTTCCGCATCGACCCAAAGGGAGAACCTTGGTTCTTAGAAGCCGGGTTGTATTGTTCTTTTGCCCCCAAAAGTGTGATTTCTTCTATGGCGAAAGCAGCCGGAATTCCTCTAAATGATTTATTAATAACCGCTATTAATGAAACGTTGGGTAGTAATAAAAAGGCGTTGCAAAATTGA
- a CDS encoding ATP-grasp domain-containing protein, whose amino-acid sequence MAQSISLSVPKSTTPSTGVRIKIVALFKTLGTLTLLLIALPINAFIVLLSLLWGILFTKKPAVAAHPQNILVSGGKMTKALQLARSFHAAGHRVILIEGHKYWLSGHRFSNAVSRFYTVPAPQDDPEGYTQALLEIVKQEKIDIYVPVCSPVASYYDSLAKPALSEYCEVFHFDADITKMLDDKFAFTDQARSLGLSVPKSFKITDPEQVINFDFSKETRKYILKSISYDSVRRLNLTKLPCDTPEETAAFVNSLPISPEKPWIMQEFIPGKELCTHSTVRDGELRLHCCSDSSAFQINYENVENPQIREWVQHFVKSLRLTGQISLDFIQAEDGTAYAIECNPRTHSAITMFYNHPGVAEAYFGKTPLAAPLEPLADSKPTYWVYHEIWRLTGIRSGKQLQTWFARLVRGTDAIYKIDDPLPFLTLHHWQIALLLLQNLQQLKGWVKIDFNIGKLVELGGD is encoded by the coding sequence ATGGCTCAATCAATCTCTTTATCTGTTCCTAAATCCACAACTCCCTCAACGGGTGTAAGGATAAAAATAGTAGCCCTATTCAAAACTCTCGGTACTCTAACACTACTGCTGATAGCCTTACCTATTAACGCTTTTATAGTATTACTATCCCTGCTGTGGGGCATTCTGTTTACAAAAAAACCTGCCGTAGCCGCCCATCCTCAGAATATCTTAGTCAGTGGCGGCAAAATGACCAAAGCGTTGCAACTTGCTCGCTCCTTCCATGCCGCCGGACATAGAGTTATTCTGATTGAAGGTCATAAATACTGGTTATCTGGGCATAGATTCTCAAATGCTGTAAGTCGTTTTTATACAGTTCCAGCACCACAAGATGATCCAGAAGGCTACACCCAGGCGCTATTGGAAATCGTCAAACAAGAAAAGATTGACATTTATGTACCTGTATGCAGTCCTGTAGCTAGTTATTACGACTCTTTGGCAAAGCCTGCATTATCAGAATACTGTGAGGTTTTTCACTTTGATGCTGATATAACCAAGATGCTGGATGATAAATTTGCCTTTACCGATCAGGCGCGATCGCTTGGTTTATCAGTTCCCAAATCTTTTAAAATCACCGATCCTGAACAAGTTATCAATTTCGATTTTAGTAAAGAAACGCGCAAATATATACTTAAGAGTATTTCTTATGACTCCGTTCGCCGCTTAAATTTAACCAAACTTCCTTGTGATACCCCAGAAGAAACAGCAGCGTTTGTCAATAGTTTACCCATTAGCCCAGAAAAGCCTTGGATTATGCAAGAATTTATTCCTGGGAAAGAATTATGCACTCATAGCACAGTTCGGGATGGTGAATTAAGATTGCATTGCTGCTCAGATTCTTCTGCGTTTCAGATTAACTATGAAAATGTGGAAAATCCTCAAATTCGGGAATGGGTGCAACATTTCGTCAAAAGTTTGAGGCTGACTGGACAAATATCTCTTGACTTTATCCAAGCTGAAGATGGGACAGCCTACGCCATTGAATGTAATCCCCGCACCCATTCGGCAATTACAATGTTTTACAATCACCCAGGTGTTGCAGAAGCCTATTTTGGGAAAACTCCCCTAGCTGCACCTCTGGAACCTCTTGCAGATAGCAAGCCCACTTACTGGGTATATCATGAAATTTGGCGACTGACTGGGATTCGCTCTGGGAAACAATTACAAACTTGGTTTGCGAGGTTAGTACGAGGTACAGATGCTATTTATAAAATAGATGATCCTCTACCATTTTTAACTTTGCATCATTGGCAGATTGCTTTACTTTTGCTACAAAATCTGCAACAACTCAAAGGCTGGGTAAAAATTGACTTCAATATCGGTAAACTCGTGGAATTAGGCGGGGATTAA
- the patD gene encoding heterocyst frequency control protein PatD, which yields MSLNREKYLALVTLLEQLRSDATTTQIVAPELRQRVASLQQFFGEQIVPLADENWRVQSYQTEMSKQLRLLAIDVMFLQGARQASTIQTRLQTISDRLTTLIQYCDAILHPEAEGEK from the coding sequence ATGTCTTTAAACCGTGAGAAATATTTGGCACTCGTAACCTTGCTAGAGCAATTACGTTCCGATGCCACAACGACCCAAATTGTTGCACCCGAACTGCGGCAACGTGTAGCCTCCTTGCAGCAATTCTTTGGGGAGCAGATTGTGCCTTTGGCTGATGAAAACTGGCGAGTGCAGTCTTATCAAACCGAAATGAGCAAGCAATTGCGCCTGCTGGCAATAGATGTGATGTTTTTGCAAGGAGCGCGGCAAGCATCTACTATACAAACGAGACTTCAGACGATTAGCGATCGCTTGACAACCCTCATTCAATACTGTGATGCCATCCTGCACCCAGAAGCGGAAGGAGAAAAATAA
- a CDS encoding O-methyltransferase — protein sequence MTSILGRDTARPITPHSILVAQLQKTLRMAEESNISLEILTSLRQGLQLAAGLDPYLDDCTTPESTALTALAQKTSIEDWSKRFSDGETVRQLEQEMLSGHLEGQTLKMFVHLTKSKRILEVGMFTGYSALAMAEALPADGRLIACEVDSYVAEFAQTCFQESPHGDKIVVEVAPALETLHKLAAAQESFDLIFIDADKKEYVEYFQIILDSDLLAPNGLICVDNTLLQGQVYLPSEQRTANGEAIAQFNRIVAADPRVEQVLLPIRDGITLIRRLV from the coding sequence ATGACCAGTATTTTAGGACGAGATACCGCAAGACCGATAACCCCACACAGCATTTTGGTAGCGCAGTTACAAAAAACCCTCCGAATGGCAGAGGAAAGTAATATATCTTTAGAGATATTGACATCTCTGCGTCAAGGGTTGCAATTAGCCGCAGGTTTAGATCCCTATCTGGATGATTGCACTACCCCCGAATCGACAGCATTAACAGCACTAGCGCAGAAGACAAGCATTGAAGACTGGAGTAAACGCTTCAGTGATGGTGAAACGGTGCGTCAACTAGAGCAGGAAATGCTCTCAGGACATCTTGAAGGACAGACATTAAAGATGTTTGTGCATCTAACCAAGTCCAAGCGCATCCTAGAAGTGGGAATGTTCACAGGATATTCAGCTTTGGCGATGGCGGAGGCGTTACCAGCCGATGGACGACTGATTGCTTGTGAGGTAGACTCATACGTGGCCGAATTTGCTCAAACTTGTTTTCAGGAATCTCCCCACGGCGACAAGATTGTTGTAGAAGTAGCACCCGCACTAGAGACACTGCACAAGCTGGCGGCGGCACAAGAATCATTTGATCTGATCTTCATTGATGCCGATAAAAAGGAGTATGTAGAATACTTCCAAATTATCTTGGATAGCGATTTGCTAGCTCCCAACGGATTAATCTGCGTAGATAATACGTTGTTGCAGGGACAAGTTTACTTACCATCAGAACAGCGTACTGCCAACGGTGAAGCGATCGCTCAATTCAACCGCATTGTCGCCGCAGATCCTCGTGTAGAGCAAGTTCTCTTACCAATCCGAGATGGTATAACCCTGATTAGACGCTTGGTGTAA
- a CDS encoding class I SAM-dependent methyltransferase, producing MQQLFPGEVFANTADFDTGIRQLLPRYDEMLEVITRCVPSTSRRILELGCGTGELSLKILNRFPDAQVIALDYSPRMLQFAQDKITGAGYQKHWTGTQADFGDWADNPEKFDIGNKFDSCVSSLAIHHLQDEMKLKLFGRIAASLTQDGCFWNADPTLPESPALVEVYKAAREEWSLQQGINLTDIRTKLGATTIQGYSSQDQLASLDVHLQMLSKAGFKIVAVPWKYYGLAVFGGWL from the coding sequence ATGCAACAGCTATTTCCCGGAGAGGTATTTGCCAACACTGCTGATTTTGACACTGGTATTCGCCAACTTTTACCGAGATACGATGAGATGTTGGAAGTAATTACCCGTTGTGTGCCTTCCACAAGTCGGCGGATTTTAGAATTAGGTTGTGGTACAGGCGAACTTAGTCTCAAGATACTCAATCGCTTTCCAGATGCCCAAGTAATTGCCTTAGATTACTCACCGCGAATGCTGCAATTTGCCCAAGATAAAATCACAGGCGCAGGATATCAAAAACACTGGACTGGTACACAAGCAGACTTTGGCGACTGGGCAGATAATCCAGAGAAATTTGATATTGGTAATAAATTTGATTCCTGCGTGTCATCCTTGGCAATCCACCATCTCCAGGACGAGATGAAATTAAAGTTATTTGGGCGAATTGCTGCTAGCCTGACTCAAGACGGCTGTTTTTGGAATGCAGACCCTACTTTACCGGAATCACCAGCCTTAGTAGAAGTTTACAAAGCAGCACGAGAAGAATGGTCACTTCAACAGGGAATTAATTTAACAGATATTCGCACGAAGCTTGGTGCAACTACCATTCAAGGGTACTCCAGTCAAGACCAGCTAGCTAGCTTAGATGTTCATTTACAAATGTTGAGCAAAGCTGGATTTAAAATAGTTGCAGTGCCTTGGAAATATTATGGTCTGGCGGTGTTTGGTGGCTGGCTGTGA
- a CDS encoding type ISP restriction/modification enzyme has product MYRVIAYAANGTIILDDVTTLEGVPKIAWEYRLGNRCALEWILDQYKEKKPKDPTIAEKFNTYCFADYKEQVIDLLQRVCTVSVETMQIIQQIEL; this is encoded by the coding sequence ATGTACCGTGTTATTGCTTATGCAGCTAATGGAACTATTATTTTAGATGATGTCACAACTTTAGAAGGTGTCCCCAAAATTGCTTGGGAATATCGCCTTGGCAACCGTTGTGCTTTAGAATGGATATTAGATCAATACAAAGAAAAAAAACCTAAAGACCCGACAATTGCTGAAAAATTCAATACATATTGCTTTGCAGATTACAAAGAACAGGTAATAGATTTACTACAAAGAGTCTGCACCGTCAGCGTCGAAACAATGCAGATTATTCAACAGATTGAGTTGTAA